A single window of Scylla paramamosain isolate STU-SP2022 chromosome 27, ASM3559412v1, whole genome shotgun sequence DNA harbors:
- the LOC135114148 gene encoding C-type lectin-like: MAPSRPLVLLTVLLSLTLIAAKRMTCPGNWMKFENLCVWPSNSSMTNWEAIEECKKRGADLLFINNSEENYFLAGILFVMRMDTVWLGLNDLRLDHVYEWEGKEKLTYTNFFKGEPYDRKRHPEDCVAMNKELGYKWSSEYCFDYKLFVCRKRLS; encoded by the exons ATGGCGCCCAGCAGACCCCTTGTGCTGCTGACGGTCTTGCTTTCTCTG ACCCTTATCGCGGCTAAGCGCATGACCTGCCCGGGTAACTGGATGAAGTTCGAAAATCTTTGCGTGTGGCCGAGCAATTCATCAATGACGAACTGGGAGGCTATTgaagaatgcaaaaaaagagGGGCTGACCTCCTTTTTATCAACAATTCTGAAGAGAACTATTTTTTGGCGG GTATTCTGTTCGTCATGAGGATGGACACAGTGTGGTTAGGCCTCAATGACCTACGGCTGGATCACGTCTACGAGTGGGAGGGCAAGGAGAAACTCACCTACACCAA TTTCTTCAAAGGGGAACCCTACGACCGCAAACGACACCCCGAGGATTGCGTGGCGATGAACAAGGAATTGGGCTACAAGTGGAGCTCCGAGTACTGTTTCGATTACAAGCT ATTCGTGTGCCGCAAGAGGCTGTCCTAG